One stretch of Streptomyces sp. NBC_00443 DNA includes these proteins:
- a CDS encoding DUF7426 family protein → MAQDSNDFEALDNFLDDCLELPVKGSDGETRVYRIEDPSAEDGIRIERITTMAARLAAGGKRRDTPILDDDEEKDLFRMCLGAAYDQLLADGVKWAHFKHVAMTAMFWVVADKETAQEYWRTGQQPGKAANREARRAQAKRATSASAEASTTRSPASTSGTRAGSRRRGGRGRGHSGT, encoded by the coding sequence ATGGCCCAGGACAGCAACGACTTCGAGGCCCTCGACAACTTCCTCGACGACTGCCTGGAGCTCCCCGTCAAGGGCAGCGACGGGGAGACCCGGGTGTACCGGATCGAGGACCCATCCGCGGAAGACGGCATCAGGATCGAGCGCATTACGACAATGGCCGCCCGGCTCGCCGCCGGCGGGAAGCGCCGGGACACCCCGATCCTCGACGACGACGAGGAGAAGGACCTCTTCCGCATGTGCCTTGGCGCCGCGTACGACCAGCTCCTGGCGGACGGCGTGAAGTGGGCCCACTTCAAGCACGTCGCGATGACGGCCATGTTCTGGGTGGTCGCCGACAAGGAGACCGCCCAGGAGTACTGGCGGACGGGGCAGCAGCCGGGAAAAGCGGCGAACCGGGAGGCGCGGAGAGCGCAGGCGAAGCGCGCTACCTCGGCGTCGGCCGAGGCGAGTACGACCCGGTCACCGGCCTCTACGAGTGGTACGAGGGCGGGCTCCCGACGCCGCGGCGGGCGCGGTCGGGGGCACTCAGGAACTTGA